A genomic stretch from Methanomassiliicoccales archaeon includes:
- a CDS encoding S1 RNA-binding domain-containing protein, with product MKEGERDFNREKENVAKPVREIVVPGDLLDSGKLKPGDGTYVSNGKIYASQLGIKSIKSNFVNVIPLGGPYIPSPGDTVIGKIVDIGPSNWLVDINSPYPAPLHVTEVPWKVEFGDTARYLNVGDTILAKVLLVDETKRVQVTMKEQGLRKLQGGQIIDISHSKVPRVIGKGGSMIQMIKSYTNCRIFVGQNGRIWLDGDIENIVYAIRAIKMIEEGAQTLRLTERVKEYLESMTRSGLNGKQQ from the coding sequence ATGAAAGAAGGTGAAAGAGATTTCAATAGGGAAAAGGAGAACGTAGCGAAGCCCGTCAGGGAGATTGTCGTTCCTGGCGATCTGCTTGATTCTGGAAAGCTCAAACCGGGTGATGGGACATACGTATCAAATGGTAAGATCTATGCCTCTCAGCTCGGAATCAAGAGCATCAAATCGAATTTTGTTAACGTCATTCCGTTGGGAGGCCCCTACATCCCATCGCCTGGAGATACTGTCATAGGTAAGATCGTTGATATCGGTCCATCGAATTGGCTCGTTGATATTAATTCTCCCTATCCCGCTCCTTTACACGTCACTGAAGTGCCATGGAAGGTGGAATTCGGCGACACTGCACGGTATCTCAATGTCGGTGATACGATCCTTGCAAAGGTTCTGCTTGTCGATGAAACGAAGAGGGTCCAGGTCACGATGAAAGAGCAAGGTTTGAGAAAATTGCAGGGCGGTCAGATTATCGATATATCCCACAGCAAAGTGCCACGCGTTATCGGTAAGGGCGGCTCGATGATACAGATGATCAAGAGCTACACGAATTGCAGGATTTTTGTGGGACAGAATGGGAGAATTTGGTTAGATGGGGATATTGAGAACATCGTTTATGCGATCCGAGCAATAAAGATGATAGAAGAGGGAGCTCAGACACTTCGTTTGACCGAAAGAGTCAAAGAATACCTCGAGTCGATGACCCGTTCTGGCTTGAACGGAAAGCAACAATAA
- a CDS encoding ribosome assembly factor SBDS produces MVDIEEAIIARLESHGETFEILIDPKVVNLIREGKEVELTDYMVIDEIFRNARKGTHPSEEKIKEVFGTTDPVEVAKQIILKGEVQLTTQQRREMQESKRKRIIAEIARNAINPQTGAPHPPQRIELAMEEARVHIDPFKPVEMQVKTVLEALRPIIPIRFDKVRIAVRLSGDEYGRCYEDITQMGKITREEWQPNGSWIGIVELPAGMRDEFLNRLNEKTRGNVETKILK; encoded by the coding sequence ATGGTCGATATTGAGGAAGCGATTATCGCTCGTCTCGAATCCCACGGCGAGACTTTCGAAATTCTCATCGATCCGAAAGTTGTCAATTTAATCAGGGAAGGAAAGGAAGTCGAATTGACCGATTACATGGTGATTGATGAAATCTTTCGCAATGCCAGAAAAGGCACGCATCCTTCAGAGGAGAAGATCAAGGAAGTCTTCGGAACGACCGATCCTGTTGAAGTTGCGAAGCAAATCATTCTCAAAGGCGAAGTGCAGCTGACGACTCAGCAACGCAGGGAAATGCAGGAAAGCAAGCGAAAGAGAATCATCGCGGAGATCGCGAGAAATGCAATCAACCCGCAAACGGGAGCACCTCATCCACCTCAGAGAATCGAATTGGCGATGGAGGAGGCGAGAGTTCATATTGATCCATTCAAGCCTGTTGAAATGCAGGTGAAAACCGTTCTTGAAGCACTGCGCCCAATCATCCCAATTCGATTTGACAAGGTGAGAATTGCCGTCAGACTTTCTGGCGATGAGTATGGCCGGTGTTACGAGGATATTACGCAGATGGGAAAGATTACGAGGGAGGAATGGCAACCAAATGGCAGCTGGATCGGCATTGTTGAGCTCCCCGCTGGGATGAGAGATGAGTTTTTAAATCGCCTCAATGAAAAAACAAGAGGCAATGTGGAAACGAAGATCCTCAAGTGA
- the psmA gene encoding archaeal proteasome endopeptidase complex subunit alpha: MQPGQMAYDRAITVFSPDGRLFQVEYAREAVKRGTTTVGLKFKDGVVLIVDKRIASRLMEPKSIEKIYQIDDHMGCATSGLVADARILVDQARIIAQINKITYDEAISVEALVKRICDFKQNYTQYGGVRPFGTALLVAGVDEQGEHLFETDPSGALVSYKAGSIGAGRNVVMEVFEEEYQEGMDMEAAILLGLKALKKATEEEKLNPKAVEIGIVRRGEKFRRMEESEVEAYVEKANAL; encoded by the coding sequence ATGCAGCCAGGTCAAATGGCATATGATCGAGCAATAACGGTATTCTCGCCTGATGGGAGGCTCTTCCAGGTAGAATACGCACGTGAAGCTGTGAAGAGAGGAACGACCACTGTAGGATTGAAATTCAAGGACGGCGTCGTTTTAATCGTGGACAAGAGGATCGCGAGCAGATTGATGGAGCCAAAGTCGATCGAAAAAATCTATCAGATTGACGATCACATGGGTTGCGCGACCTCGGGTCTTGTTGCTGATGCAAGAATTCTTGTCGATCAAGCGAGGATTATCGCGCAGATCAACAAGATCACCTACGACGAGGCGATTAGTGTTGAAGCCCTTGTGAAGCGTATCTGCGATTTTAAACAGAATTACACGCAATACGGTGGTGTTAGACCATTCGGAACGGCATTACTCGTAGCGGGAGTTGACGAGCAGGGCGAACACCTCTTCGAGACTGATCCGAGCGGGGCTCTAGTTTCCTATAAAGCAGGGAGCATTGGAGCAGGAAGAAATGTCGTCATGGAAGTTTTCGAAGAGGAGTACCAGGAAGGCATGGACATGGAAGCTGCTATTCTGCTTGGTCTTAAGGCGCTGAAAAAGGCGACCGAAGAGGAAAAACTCAATCCAAAGGCTGTAGAGATCGGAATCGTCAGGCGTGGTGAGAAGTTCAGGCGTATGGAAGAGTCAGAAGTCGAGGCATACGTTGAAAAGGCAAACGCTTTGTAA
- the ftsZ gene encoding cell division protein FtsZ, which translates to MKSILDRVLETGEGRLTEIDDKRTSSGQTTADDEELRRIVETLKVKIAIIGCGGGGSNTIRRLYQAGIVGATLVAANSDAKHLLSIVAPNKVLLGRNLTRGLGAGAIPDVGMRAAEEAREELARYLDGQHIVFVTAGLGGGTGTGAAPVVAELARQRASLVMGVVTLPFKAEGKIRMENALRGLNRLREFCDTTIVIPNDRLLEIVPKLPLEAAFKVADEVLVQSIKGLTEIITKPGLVNVDFNDIMTIMKNGGVAMIGIGESDADEGRVDCAVEEALSSPLLGELDLHEARGALVRIVGGPDMTVSEAEKAAEIVSKTISPVARIIWGCSVEPECEGKVRVMVVLTGVKSNQFLGREFQPNGEIDRIR; encoded by the coding sequence ATGAAATCGATTTTAGACAGGGTTTTGGAAACAGGTGAAGGAAGACTTACAGAAATAGATGATAAGCGGACTTCCTCTGGCCAGACAACCGCAGATGACGAAGAGCTGAGGCGAATCGTCGAGACGCTGAAGGTTAAAATTGCGATCATTGGTTGCGGTGGCGGTGGCTCCAATACAATAAGGCGGCTCTACCAAGCGGGTATCGTCGGGGCCACCTTGGTCGCAGCGAACAGCGATGCGAAGCATTTATTATCGATTGTTGCGCCAAATAAGGTTCTTCTCGGGCGGAATCTAACAAGAGGTCTTGGAGCTGGTGCAATTCCCGATGTTGGTATGCGGGCCGCTGAGGAGGCAAGAGAAGAGTTAGCAAGGTATCTCGACGGCCAGCATATAGTCTTCGTGACGGCTGGGCTAGGAGGCGGGACGGGCACCGGTGCCGCACCAGTTGTCGCTGAGCTCGCGCGTCAGAGAGCTTCGTTGGTCATGGGCGTCGTCACCTTGCCATTCAAGGCCGAGGGTAAGATCAGAATGGAGAATGCACTGAGAGGTCTCAATCGGTTGAGGGAGTTTTGTGATACGACAATCGTCATTCCGAACGACAGGTTGCTGGAGATCGTTCCGAAATTGCCGCTTGAGGCAGCATTCAAGGTTGCAGATGAGGTACTTGTGCAATCAATAAAGGGTCTTACTGAAATTATTACAAAGCCTGGTCTTGTCAATGTGGATTTCAATGATATCATGACGATAATGAAAAACGGCGGAGTTGCGATGATCGGCATCGGCGAATCCGATGCGGACGAAGGAAGGGTCGATTGCGCGGTTGAGGAGGCACTCTCATCGCCGTTGCTCGGCGAGCTCGACCTCCACGAAGCGAGAGGAGCGCTGGTTCGCATTGTTGGTGGCCCCGACATGACTGTCAGCGAGGCTGAAAAGGCAGCCGAAATTGTAAGCAAGACGATCAGCCCTGTGGCGCGAATTATCTGGGGTTGTTCGGTTGAGCCAGAATGTGAGGGTAAGGTCCGCGTAATGGTCGTTTTAACTGGTGTCAAGTCAAATCAATTTCTGGGTCGTGAATTCCAGCCCAACGGAGAGATCGATCGTATTCGGTGA
- a CDS encoding zinc-ribbon domain-containing protein, translating into MIVSVLLVVVAITSVLIILFYMAKSKILEPVSLTSRVKGSLHDLYAILRRAPKSTRPKVQIRGSKNKPFVCQICLGRIKNGLDYAVCSCGKIFHLVCIQRTGFCPYCEEIFSDDNSKWKLISNEEKTLFAAGNKVDRQLVDSFKCPICGTQNPLTSDSCKCGAIFVHEGEIFLCPSCGAFVREQDNICSNCGEVFERYELDICPLCGATIENADVCDRCGAVFGNKCPECGHELKPDESICMYCGTVFELI; encoded by the coding sequence GTGATCGTTTCGGTCCTTCTTGTCGTTGTTGCGATTACCTCAGTACTGATAATTCTTTTTTATATGGCTAAATCAAAAATCCTTGAGCCGGTTAGCCTTACATCGAGGGTAAAGGGATCTTTGCACGATTTATATGCAATCCTACGGCGAGCGCCAAAATCAACTCGGCCAAAAGTGCAGATCCGAGGTTCTAAGAATAAGCCTTTTGTATGTCAGATCTGCCTCGGAAGGATAAAGAATGGACTGGACTATGCGGTCTGCAGTTGCGGTAAAATCTTTCATTTGGTTTGTATTCAGCGTACTGGATTCTGTCCTTATTGCGAAGAAATCTTTTCAGATGATAATTCAAAATGGAAGTTGATTTCGAACGAGGAAAAAACATTGTTTGCTGCTGGCAATAAAGTTGATAGGCAGTTAGTCGATTCATTCAAGTGTCCAATTTGTGGCACTCAAAATCCCTTAACCAGTGATTCCTGCAAGTGTGGCGCGATCTTCGTACATGAAGGGGAGATATTTCTTTGTCCTTCGTGTGGAGCATTTGTTCGAGAGCAAGATAATATATGTTCGAATTGCGGCGAAGTCTTCGAAAGATATGAACTCGATATCTGCCCCCTTTGTGGTGCTACTATCGAGAACGCGGATGTATGCGACAGGTGTGGAGCAGTTTTCGGCAACAAATGTCCTGAGTGCGGGCATGAGTTAAAACCCGATGAGTCAATCTGTATGTATTGTGGAACGGTTTTCGAATTGATTTAA